The DNA sequence aaggcTTGATGAGATTGGAACTTTACAAGCAgagtaatttgaagctcgagctcggtTTGATTATTTACGTGCCGAATTCGAATTTTTTACGAGTCAAACTTTAGTAACTCACGAACTGCTACattcatattttatcaaaattttagtttctatctctccccctctctctctcccacacACACGCACACTATAACACTCtctccacacacacacaaacactctAACACAAATCCTGCAAAACCTTACTTCACGCCCGGCGAGTGAAAAATCGAATCAGTTAGGTCTCGGTTATTATCGTCAACAACACTGCATCAAATCGACCAGAAATGCGAGGTGATCATTCATATGGTCCATCTGATGAGACAATATCCTTACAACGTACTGACAGGTGTTATCTTTCCTAGAACATAAAATTacatgattatgattatgtgattattttttatttacaatatatatcaTTGTTGTATGGTTCATATTTCATTTTTCTCACGATTAGGTATAAGTGTGTGTTTGAATCTATTATGTATGAGTTGTTTCGTATCATATTTcgtcatttttatatattgtttagttagattttatttgttttgtatcCTCTTCTTCGGTACTTAGTTTCGCTAGTGTAGATGTTGGCGATGAAGGTGGTATAGCGGTGTATTAATTAGTGCGTATAGATCATTCTGATTGACTAATGTTATTGcatgattttgttttagttttgtaattttggatATTGTTTGTTGTTAATAATAGTAATTGTAGACCTTAATATTAGTTGTTTTTTGAATGACAAGTTGACATTCTTTAAATGTTCTTatctttgaaatttgaatctccatgtttaatttgaatttttgtgttTCGATTAGAAGATAATTTGATAAGATAATTgttgtattttaatttgataattactGATTATTGTACCTGAATTCCATAATTCATGGGGGCCATATATGATGGCTTTATTGTGCCTTAATGAGGTATTATTGTGCCATTAAGGGTTGATTTGTTGTTTGGTGTATACCAATAATTAGCTAAAATCTTGATACTTTTGTTTGtcaagatttttaatatttttgagtaGATATATTTTAgatcttttttcaattttcaattatatttttctatttatattttaattttttttaaattaatagtcAGCTATTTTGTTcggattaaaattttattatctatctaaccaaagagatctcactatctctttggtgtagatttttttaatgatttgttttatattagttttttatattactttccttattctttaaaatattatattatattcatatcttTTAATGAGTTTATTGACTCTTTTCGTCTTTCGttttatatagttttattattttattgtctgtatgaacttattatggttttatttgtattgtatttttcaGGGTACGCGAGATGGAAGAAAGAACGATAGCGGGATCATTTAtgggtgttttcttatcgaacattagAGCTTTATTGTTTAAGCGTCCCCGGTCATCTCTGCATATCCGAGGGttagatggtaaactttcttgaacgaaAGGAACTCCTGACAGCGGCTATTGTATTCTGATACGATTCATCATACGTgaaagtatcttgtgacaaaaaaaaaactcacgAACTGCTTGACTCATTTACGCTCCAAAAGAAAACCAATTTTTCAAATTGTAATTACTTGTTTTgcagtaaaaatataatttatattaataaacttgAACTCCATGTAAGGATCCCAAACTCGCAGATATAACCTTCTCTCTCCTGAATATAATCATTCGCTAGCACTTATCAGGCATCAGCCATAAGTTCATATTAGCAGCATATTATCTATTGAGTGAATTTCTCCACTCAGTTTGTGCATATAATTACAAGTCCCTCGCCCTTAATTTAATCatcagaaattttgtcaaagCCTTTGATGTAAATCCTTACATCCATAATGTAGCTCAATTCAAATACACGAATATGACTGAAAAGTATCAATGACTGAAATAGGCTATCCAGGTTTTCGTGATTCATAAGCCATTTCCAATACAGCAAGATGCAAATCACCAGAAGTCTAGTCTTAATTCATTTCCCTAATTAAGCTGACAGAAAACTCGGATAGTCATACCCAAAACATACTCTCAAGCCAATTATTCGGATAACTATAAGCTAATTCACATGAGTGTATGTTTTATGTTAGTAAATCAGTAATGTCAAGCTCAAAGAGATGCCAAAAAGGTATCAGCCACACAAGGATCAAACACTGAAGCTGCATTACGTCTACCCAACTAATAACAAAGCGTCAAAGCCAAAACAGTTTGCAAATGAAGTTGTAGTTATTTATATTTCCGTTATTACTATTGTGTATGTGCAGGTGAGATTTAAAATGTGATTAAATCTTTTAAAAGCATAACTGATTTACTGTTGATGAAGAACATATAATTCACCACAACTTTCAGCAAGAGCACTTTTCACTCACAATAAAACCATTTGATTACACAGCACAGTCATTTAAAAACACAAGTGTACAATATGTTTGCATTACAAAATCAGTATACAGAGTTAATGCATTAGGTTAAGATAAAGAGTTACCAATCATTGCAGACAAAACAGAAAAGCCTTTCATTACCTATCATTGCATTATCTTctgtaattttaaattatctgCAAGTTAATGCATTAGGTTCAGATAAAGAGTTAACCAGTCACTCTatgttataaaagtaattactaATTCCATTTGGGTTGTTCAAGAATTTCCTAACTTGCTAGTATAGGTTTCCTGGTTTCTATGATTTTCTGACTCTCATATTCATAGTTACTGATGTTTACTGGAAAAGTAAAGATGAATAAGTGCACAGAAATTACAAACAGGGCGCATTATCAGGGAAACTAAAAACTAAAAGACAGTCGCCTTATGTGGGAAACTAAAAGACCATTGCATTATCTGGGAAAGTTAAAGATGGTTCAAGTTATCAGGGAAACAAAGAGTAGAAGAAAGAAACTAATGCAGCCATAAACgaaaaaatatagtataacaTAAACTTCCAGTGTTAACTACATAATCTAAAATCATCACTATTGTTGTAAAACTGAATAACCTTTACTCTTTACACCCTTAAGGTGCACACTTGATCGATCCAGAATTTGACAAAGCCCCAGGAAATCTGCTCAAATACTTGTGCTTCACAGAACCTTCACTTCGAGCAGATGAATTCGTACCCGGACCAGAGGTTTTGAAGCGAAAACCAGGTGGAACATAATAGCAGCTCCGGAAAAAAGGATGCTGAAGAGCCTCCAAAGCAGTAGGCCTTTTGCACGGATCCCAGGAGCAAAGCGATTGAATAAGGCCAACCACATCCTTGCTTGCAGATGGCATCAGCAGAGACAGAGAAACACCAGAATGCTGAGGAAACTGATAGCTTATATCATCTGCTAGTTCAATCCCATAAGCCCAATCAACTTCAGTTGGAGTTCCTAAAACACTGCATATTCTGTACATCTGATCTTGCTGATTTACCCCAGCAAAAAGTGGGCAGCTAGTCAATAATTCAGCCATAATTGCACCCATAGCCCACATATCAACCGCTGGACCATAAATTGGCGCCGCAAGCAGAATTTCAGGTGCTCTGTACCATCTTGTTGCAACATACTCAGAATAAGGAGGCGAACAATTAATCTCGCGAGCAAGTCCCAGATCAGCAATCTTTATAATATCTCCACTCACTAGCAAATTCTCAGGCTTAAGATCCCTATGAAAATACCCTCTTTCGTGCATGTAAGCAAGACCTTGAAACACTTGAAAGCACCAGTTTCTGACGTCCGTTTCTGAGAAGGGCTTTGTTCTGGTACTCATAAGCTGGTAAAGATTGCACTCCATGTATTCAAAGACAAAGAACAAGAAGTTATTTTCTCCGATAATTTCCTTGAGCTTCACAATATTTGCATGGTGCATCTTCTTGAGAGACTTGACTTCTCTCAAATTCAGACATTCTTCCCACGAGTCAAACTCCTTGTTCAATCTCTTAATAGCCACAACTTCACCACTCTGTGTGTTCATAGCTTTGAAAACACTTCCAAAAGATCCACTCCCAACTTCCTTAATAATCTTATACTTCTCCATTGTTCTGACTTATATTCAACGCCACAACAAAAAACAGGGTACGGCGAAATTTCAAGAATACTCACGCACTCAAGTCTTTACCACGACCCGAAACAAATTGACAAATTGTCTTCGAATATGCCATGCCCTCGGGAGGATTTCGATGAAGATATTATGTGATTGTACGatcaaatatatgattgataaaACGGCAAAATATTTTCGAAGTAGGCTGCATCACAATTAATGGGATGGGATGTTTTTTCGAGTTTTTGAGAAGCTCTGACTGGTTGATGATAAAAGAATAAGAAGACGAGAGAAGACAGCTGAGATGTGTCTATATAGGAGCAGAGATTTCCGAAGGGAAGTAGGATCTTTAAGTCGTGAATAGATACTAGGTTTAAGGATCTTACTTGGGGCTAACACAATATCTACCAACGGAAGCTTCCTTCTTAGTACTAGGATGCTCTGTAAAAGAGTTACTAATTGGTATTCGTGGCGGTGCTTTTACTCTTTCACTGAGTTTCTTTAAACTCAAATGAGCTTCCTTGAACTTAAACACATTATCAGcactgacaaaaaaaattcatcttcAACCTCTTCCTTGTTACCGAATACTAAGGGTGTAATCGAGCCGACTCGATTCGAAACCGTCAAGGCTTGAGTTTGATTGGAAAGTTCGGGTTCAGACTGGAGCTGCTCGAACTTTTAATTTCAAGATCAAAACTCGGCTCACAAAAAGTTCGATAAACTGGAGTTCGGCTCGAacctattttttcaaatattgacAAATACTCAAAATATGATTAGTCCGGCTCgattgaatatatttaatataaataaaatattaaatacttacataaaaatatatttatagtttaaaaataatagGAGCTTGATAAGGCTTGCGAACTTTATATGGAGAGTAATTTGAAACTCGAGCTCGATTCGGTAATGAATTCGAAAAACTCGAGTTCAGCTTGATTATTAACAAGCCgaaattcgaatattttactATCCAAATTTGAGTAACTCATGATCTGTTTGACTCATTTACACCGCAACCGAATACCAATTTTGCaaattttaattacttatttctgcaataaaaatataatttatataaataaactcCATGTAAGGATCCCAGACAGGCAGATATAACCTTATCTCTTTCCTGAATAGAGTCATTCGCAAGCACTTATCAGGCATTAGCCATAAGTTCATATTAGCAGCATATTATCTATTGACTGAATATCCAGACTCAGTTTGTGCATATAATTACAAGTTTTTGTCAAACCCTATCATGTAAAACCTTACATTCATACTGTAGCTCAATCCAAATACACGAATATGACTGAAATATATCCAGGTTTTCGTGATTCATAAGCCATTCCCAATACAGCAAGATGCAAATCACCAGAAGTCTAGTCTAATTCATGTCCCTAATTAGGCAGACAGAAAACTGAGATAGTCATACCAAAAGCATTCCCCCAAGCCAATTATTCTGATAATTGTAAGCGAATTGGCCACTAAAATTCACATAAGTGTATGTTATATGTTAGTACATCAGTAATACTCAAGCTCAACAAGATGTCAGAAAGGATATAGGCACACAAGGATCTAACACTCAAGCTGCATTACATCTCCCCAACTAAAAACACAGCGTCGAAGCCAAACTAGTTTGCAAATGAAGTTGTAGTTATTTACATTCTGTTATTACTATTGTGTATGTGCAGGTGAGATTTAAAATGTGATTATATAGGATCTTTAAAAAGCATAACTGATTGAATGTCAATGAAGAACATATATTTCACTACAATTTTAAGCAGAGCACTTTTCACTCACAATAAAACCATTTGATTACATAGCACGGTCATttaaaaacatgaattcaatGAACAATATGTTGTGCATTACCAAATCAGTATACAAATTTAATGCATTAGGTTAAGATAAAGAGTTACCTATCATGACCTATCGTTGCAGACAAAACAGAAGAGCCTTTCGTTACCTATCATTGCATCATCTTCTGTAATTCTAAAATTATCTGCAAGTTAATGTATTAGGTTAA is a window from the Daucus carota subsp. sativus chromosome 8, DH1 v3.0, whole genome shotgun sequence genome containing:
- the LOC108198640 gene encoding cyclin-dependent kinase F-4, producing MEKYKIIKEVGSGSFGSVFKAMNTQSGEVVAIKRLNKEFDSWEECLNLREVKSLKKMHHANIVKLKEIIGENNFLFFVFEYMECNLYQLMSTRTKPFSETDVRNWCFQVFQGLAYMHERGYFHRDLKPENLLVSGDIIKIADLGLAREINCSPPYSEYVATRWYRAPEILLAAPIYGPAVDMWAMGAIMAELLTSCPLFAGVNQQDQMYRICSVLGTPTEVDWAYGIELADDISYQFPQHSGVSLSLLMPSASKDVVGLIQSLCSWDPCKRPTALEALQHPFFRSCYYVPPGFRFKTSGPGTNSSARSEGSVKHKYLSRFPGALSNSGSIKCAP